The Flavobacterium sp. 102 genomic interval CAATCACTAAAATTTTACCCGATGGAAAAGAAACAGCAGTTCAGGTTTACGATATAAAAAAAGGCGATAGGCTATTAATTCGCAACCAAGAATTAATTCCGGTAGACGGTATTCTGATTTCTGAAAAAGCTTCCATAGATTACAGTTTTGTAACCGGAGAAGCAGTTGCTATTGATAAAAAATCAGGCGATAAGATTTTTGCCGGCGGAAAACAATTGGGTAAAGTCATCGAAATGGAAGTCTTGTTTTCGGTGTCCCAAAGTTATTTAACCCAATTGTGGAGCAACGATGTTTTCCAGAAGAAAGTCGACCAAAAACACAAATCCATTACCGACAAAATCAGTCGTTATTTTACACCGACTTTGTTGCTATTGTCTGTAGTGTCTTTTATTTATTGGATTTTTATTGATGTTTCCACAGCTTTTAATGTATTCACTGCTATATTGATTGTTGCCTGTCCGTGTGCATTAGCGTTAACTGCTCCATTTACTTTAGGCAATGTATTACGGATTATGGGTAACCGAAAATTATACCTTAAAAATGCCATTGTCATAGAGCAATTAGCAAAAGTGGACACCATTGTTTTCGACAAAACCGGAACCATTACCACCAATGAAAAGACATCGATAACCTATGAAGGTATCGCTTTAAATGATTTCGAAATGAAATTATTAAAGAATGTACTAAGAGGTTCCAATCATCCGTTGAGCAGAAGATTATATGATTTCATTCCACCACAAGATAAAATGGAAACAACTTCTTTTGAAGAGGTCATTGGGAAAGGAATTTTCGCCGAAATCGGACAGGATACGATCAAATTAGGTTCCTCACAGTTTTTGCAGCACATGAGTGAAAACACCCATAAGAAAACCAAAGTCCATGTTGAAATCAACGGCTTATATAAAGGTAGTTATGTTTTTAACAATCAATACAGAAAAGGATTAGAACAATTGTTTGAGAATTTGGACAAAAAGTACAATTTAATTGTATTATCAGGAGACAACGACGGCGAACGCAGCATTTTAGAAAAAATGCTTCCCGAAAAAACTACTTTGGCCTTTAACCAAAAACCCGAACAGAAATTAGCTTACATCGATAACCTTCAAAAAGAAGGTAAAAATGTATTAATGATAGGCGATGGTCTCAATGACGCCGGTGCCTTGGCACAAAGTAATGTTGGGATTTCTATTTCTGAAAATGTGAATGTGTTTTCACCGGCTTGTGACGGAATTTTAGATGCAAGTCAGTTTGAAAAGATTGATTTCTTTTTGAAATATTCTAAAAACGCTATGATAACCATTTACTTGAGTTTTGGATTGTCATTGCTTTATAATGTAGTCGGCTTAAGCTATGCCGTAACCGGTAATTTATTGCCAATTGTCGCTGCCATCATAATGCCCTTGAGTACGATAACCATAGTAAGTTTTGTAACCATTATGAGTAATGTTTTTGCCAACAGAAAATAAAACCCGAAGTATGACAAATGTCATATTTTAAGAATAATCGCAGAAGTAATTTTGTCTAACACAAATTAGAGGTATGAGTGTCATTTATATGTTAATCTCGATAAGTATTGTAGTCGCTGTATTCTTTCTCTACGCTTTTATCAAAGCAGTAAGAGGCGGTCAATATGATGACGACTATACACCATCCGTCAGAATGCTTTTTGACGACGAGCTAGTAAAAGAAACTAACAAAAATCAAATTAATATAACCGAAGAAAAACAATTATAATTATGGAAATGCAACAATTTCAGTATGACAACAAAATTGTAAGGAACTTCATTTACGCCAGTATCGTTTTTGGTATTGTAGGTATGCTAGTTGGGCTATTATTAGCATTTATGTTTTTATTTCCCAACCTAACCAGCGGAGTTTCCTTTTTAAGTTTTGGGCGTCTTAGACCTTTACACACTAATGCAGTGATTTTCGCATTTGTGGGTAATGCCATGTTTGCCGGAGTGTACTACTCAATGCAACGTTTGTTAAAAGCCAGAATGTTTAGCGACTTGTTAAGCAAACTTCACTTTTGGGGGTGGCAATTAATTATAGTAGCCGCGGCGATTACGTTACCGTTGGGCTATACAACTTCAAAAGAATACGCCGAATTAGAATGGCCGATTGATATCGCTATTGCTTTGATTTGGGTTGTATTTGGTATCAATATGATTGGTACAATTATCAAAAGAAGAGAACGTCATATTTATGTGGCCATTTGGTTCTACATTGCGACTTTCGTAACTGTTGCCGTCCTTCACATATTTAACAGTTTTGAATTACCTGTTTCTGCCATGAAATCTTACTCTGTTTATGCCGGAGTGCAAGATGCCTTGGTACAATGGTGGTACGGACACAACGCTGTTGCCTTTTTCTTAACTACGCCATTCTTGGGAATGATGTACTAT includes:
- a CDS encoding heavy metal translocating P-type ATPase metal-binding domain-containing protein; the protein is MNTSQCFHCGNDVIKKDEILFDDRSFCCNGCKTVYEIFSQNDLSCYYDFQSAPGATPQDIKGKYDFLANEEIVNKLLEFQESTTAIVSLYIPHIHCSSCIWILENLQRLQPGIGASQVNFPHKKVRITYNPEQTNLKQIVEILCSIGYEPYISLENFDEGKKKIDRSLIYRLGVAFFCFGNIMLLSFPEYFEVNEFWIEQYKGFFRWLTFALSLPAFLYSASIYYVAAWKSMKQGMLNIEIPIALGIVVMFIRSTVDIAFGYGQGFFDSMCGLIFFMLLGKLFQKKTYDFLSFERDYKSYFPIAITKILPDGKETAVQVYDIKKGDRLLIRNQELIPVDGILISEKASIDYSFVTGEAVAIDKKSGDKIFAGGKQLGKVIEMEVLFSVSQSYLTQLWSNDVFQKKVDQKHKSITDKISRYFTPTLLLLSVVSFIYWIFIDVSTAFNVFTAILIVACPCALALTAPFTLGNVLRIMGNRKLYLKNAIVIEQLAKVDTIVFDKTGTITTNEKTSITYEGIALNDFEMKLLKNVLRGSNHPLSRRLYDFIPPQDKMETTSFEEVIGKGIFAEIGQDTIKLGSSQFLQHMSENTHKKTKVHVEINGLYKGSYVFNNQYRKGLEQLFENLDKKYNLIVLSGDNDGERSILEKMLPEKTTLAFNQKPEQKLAYIDNLQKEGKNVLMIGDGLNDAGALAQSNVGISISENVNVFSPACDGILDASQFEKIDFFLKYSKNAMITIYLSFGLSLLYNVVGLSYAVTGNLLPIVAAIIMPLSTITIVSFVTIMSNVFANRK
- the ccoS gene encoding cbb3-type cytochrome oxidase assembly protein CcoS — protein: MSVIYMLISISIVVAVFFLYAFIKAVRGGQYDDDYTPSVRMLFDDELVKETNKNQINITEEKQL